Proteins co-encoded in one Hyla sarda isolate aHylSar1 chromosome 4, aHylSar1.hap1, whole genome shotgun sequence genomic window:
- the ELK3 gene encoding ETS domain-containing protein Elk-3, which produces MESAITLWQFLLQLLLDQKHEHLICWTSNDGEFKLLKAEEVAKLWGLRKNKTNMNYDKLSRALRYYYDKNIIKKVIGQKFVYKFVSFPEILKMDPHSVEVSRDSLLLQDSDCKIPSDFHERHKQTLSALKSASRNEYINSGLYSSFTINSLQHQTDNYKVIKSERTQEEEEELQEEDDDEDDDDHQPEAKSPIEEVRTVIRFVTNKMDKETVRPVISLPSTSESAAASAFLSSTLSAKRSPHISPNGASVTSSPRSSRSPSLSPNLSLSTEHRSFFVDYPDTMEPLNLSSGSKSKLSCHPPKAKKPKGLEICSPPLLLSSNDIGSIALNSPALPSGSLTPAFFTAQTPNGLLLTPSPLLSSIHFWSSLSPVAPLSPARLQGPNTLFQFPNLLNSHLPLQLQGLDRSSSPVLLSSSSQKS; this is translated from the exons ATGGAGAGTGCAATTACTCTGTGGCAGTTTCTGTTGCAATTGCTTCTCGATCAAAAACATGAGCATCTTATCTGCTGGACATCCAATGATGGGGAATTCAAGCTACTTAAGGCTGAGGAGGTGGCTAAACTATGGGGACTGCGGAAGAATAAAACAAACATGAACTACGACAAGCTGAGCCGTGCCCTAAGATATTATTATGACAAG AACATTATCAAAAAAGTTATTGGTCAGAAGTTTGTCTATAAGTTTGTGTCCTTTCCAGAAATCTTAAAAATGGACCCCCACTCTGTAGAGGTGAGCAGGGACAGTTTATTGCTGCAGGACAGCGATTGCAAGATCCCCAGTGATTTCCATGAGAGGCACAAGCAAACCTTATCAGCCCTAAAAAGTGCCAGCCGCAATGAGTACATCAACTCAGGATTATATTCCTCCTTCACCATAAATTCATTACAACACCAAACAGATAACTACAAGGTTATCAAAAGTGAAAGGActcaggaggaagaagaggagcttCAAGAAGAAGATGACGATGAAGACGACGACGACCACCAACCAGAAGCTAAAAGTCCTATAGAAGAAGTCAGAACTGTTATAAGATTTGTTACAAACAAAATGGACAAAGAAACTGTCCGGCCTGTAATTTCTTTGCCTTCTACTTCAGAATCGGCAGCTGCCTCTGCTTTTTTATCATCAACCTTGTCTGCTAAAAGGTCTCCACATATATCACCAAATGGCGCCAGTGTTACTTCTTCACCACGTTCATCACGATCCCCTTCTCTGTCTCCTAATCTATCTTTGTCAACCGAGCACAGGAGTTTCTTTGTAGATTATCCtgacaccatggaaccattaaatCTCTCATCAGGGTCCAAATCAAAGCTTTCCTGTCATCCTCCCAAAGCTAAGAAGCCCAAAGGCCTAGAAATCTGCTCTCCACCTCTTCTCCTATCCAGTAATGATATTGGCTCAATTGCCCTCAACAGCCCAGCACTTCCTTCAGGATCTTTGACACCAGCTTTTTTTACTGCTCAG ACACCTAATGGATTATTGCTAACCCCAAGTCCCCTGTTGTCCAGCATCCACTTCTGGAGCAGCCTCAGCCCTGTAGCTCCATTAAGTCCTGCCAGGCTGCAAGGACCAAACACTCTATTTCAG TTTCCCAATCTGCTGAACAGTCACTTGCCATTACAACTTCAAGGTCTTGACAGATCATCATCTCCAGTGCTGCTGTCTTCAAGCTCTCAAAAGTCCTGA